One genomic segment of Panicum virgatum strain AP13 chromosome 2N, P.virgatum_v5, whole genome shotgun sequence includes these proteins:
- the LOC120659600 gene encoding probable 1-deoxy-D-xylulose-5-phosphate synthase 2, chloroplastic isoform X2 → MALQASTPSVFRAVPATAHAPCRRQFQVRASAAAQSAGGSSGGADGKMVVPKEPRPSSAPWKVEFSGEKPATPLLDKVNYPVHMKNLSTPELEQLAAELRAEIVHTVSKTGGHLSSSLGVVELAVALHHVFDTPEDKIIWDVGHQAYPHKILTGRRSQMHTIRQTSGLAGFPKRDESAHDAFGAGHSSTSISAGLGMAVARDLLDRKNHVISVIGDGAMTAGQAYEAMNNSGYLDTNMIVVLNDNKQVSLPTATLDGPSKPVGALSRALTKLQSSTKFRRLREAAKTVTKQIGGPTHEVAAKVDEYARGMISASGSSLFEELGLYYIGPVDGHNVEDLVAIFEKVKSMPAPGPVLIHIVTEKGKGYPPAEAAADRMHGVVRFDPSTGKQFKSKSPTLSYTQYFAEALIREAEADDKVVAIHAAMGGGTGLNYFQKRFPEKCFDVGIAEQHAVTFAAGLATEGLKPFCAIYSSFLQRGYDQVVHDVDLQKLPVRFALDRAGLVGADGPTHCGAFDVTYMACLPNMVVMAPADEAELMHMVATAAAIDDRPSCFRFPRGNGIGATLPPGNKGTALEVGKGRVLVGGTRVALLGYGTMVQACLKAAEALKEHDVYVTVADARFCKPLDTELVRELAAEHEVLITAEEGSIGGFGSHVAHYLSLAGLLDGNLKLRSMFLPDRYIDHGAPQDQIEEAGLTPRHIAATVLSLLGRPLEAMQLK, encoded by the exons ATGGCGCTCCAGGCATCGACGCCTTCCGTGTTCCGCGCGGTCCCGGCCACCGCCCACGCTCCCTGCCGGCGGCAG TTTCAGGtgcgcgcgagcgcggcggcccagagcgccggcggcagcagcggcggcgccgacgggaAGATGGTCGTCCCCAAGGAGCCGAGGCCGAGCTCGGCCCCGTGGAAGGTGGAGTTCTCCGGCGAGAAGCCGGCGACGCCGCTGCTCGACAAGGTCAACTACCCGGTCCACATGAAGAACCTCTCGACCCCGGAGCTGGAGCagctggcggcggagctccgcgcGGAGATCGTGCACACGGTGTCCAAGACCGGCGGCCACCTGAGCTCCAGCCtgggcgtggtggagctcgccgTGGCGCTGCACCACGTGTTCGACACCCCCGAGGACAAGATCATCTGGGACGTCGGCCACCAGGCGTACCCGCACAAGATCCTCACCGGGCGGCGCTCCCAGATGCACACCATCCGGCAGACCTCCGGGCTGGCGGGCTTCCCCAAGCGCGACGAGAGCGCGCACGACGCGTTCGGCGCCGGCCACAGCTCCACCAGCATCTCGGCGGGGCTGGGCATGGCCGTCGCGCGGGACCTCCTGGACCGCAAGAACCACGTCATCTCCGTCATCGGCGACGGCGCCATGACCGCCGGCCAGGCCTACGAGGCCATGAACAACTCGGGCTACCTCGACACCAACATGATCGTCGTCCTCAACGACAACAAGCAGGTGTCCCTCCCCACCGCCACGCTCGACGGGCCGTCCAAGCCCGTCGGCGCGCTCAGCCGCGCGCTCACCAAGCTCCAGTCCAGCACCAagttccgccgcctccgcgaggCCGCCAAGACCGTCACCAAGCAGATCGGCGGCCCGACGCACGAGGTCGCCGCCAAGGTCGACGAGTACGCGCGCGGCATGATCAGCGCCTCGGGCTCCTCGCTCTTCGAGGAGCTCGGCCTCTACTACATCGGCCCCGTCGACGGCCACAACGTCGAGGACCTCGTTGCCATCTTCGAGAAGGTCAAGTCGATGCCGGCGCCGGGGCCCGTGCTCATCCACATCGTCACGGAGAAGGGCAAGGGGTAcccgccggcggaggcggcggccgaccGGATGCACGGCGTCGTCCGCTTCGACCCGTCGACGGGGAAGCAGTTCAAGTCCAAGTCCCCGACGCTGTCCTACACGCAGTACTTCGCCGAGGCGCTGATCCGGGAGGCGGAGGCCGACGACAAGGTGGTGGCCATCCACGCCGCCAtgggcggcggcacggggcTCAACTACTTCCAGAAGCGCTTCCCGGAGAAGTGCTTCGACGTCGGCATCGCGGAGCAGCACGCCGTGACGTtcgcggcggggctcgccacCGAGGGGCTCAAGCCCTTCTGCGCCATCTACTCCTCCTTCCTCCAGCGCGGCTACGACCAGGTGGTGCACGACGTCGACCTGCAGAAGCTGCCGGTGCGCTTCGCGCTCGACCGTGCGGGGCTCGTCGGCGCCGACGGGCCCACCCACTGCGGCGCCTTCGACGTCACCTACATGGCGTGCCTCCCCAACATGGTGGTCATGGCGCCCGCCGACGAGGCCGAGCTGATGCACatggtcgccaccgccgccgccatcgacgaccGCCCCAGCTGCTTCCGCTTCCCGCGCGGCAACGGCATCGGCGCCACCCTCCCGCCGGGCAACAAGGGAACGGCCCTCGAGGTCGGCAAGGGCCGGGTGCTCGTCGGCGGCACCCGGGTGGCGCTCCTCGGGTACGGCACCATGGTGCAGGCCTGCCTCAAGGCCGCCGAGGCGCTCAAGGAGCACGACGTGTACGTGACCGTCGCCGACGCCCGCTTCTGCAAGCCGCTCGACACGGAGCTCGTCAgggagctcgccgccgagcaCGAGGTGCTCATCACCGCCGAGGAGGGCTCCATCGGCGGCTTCGGCTCCCACGTGGCGCACTACCTCAGCCTGGCCGGCCTGCTCGACGGGAACCTCAAA CTGAGATCCATGTTCCTGCCGGACCGGTACATCGACCATGGCGCGCCGCAGGACCAGATCGAGGAGGCCGGGCTGACGCCGCGGCACATCGCCGCCACCGTGCTGTCACTGCTGGGGAGGCCATTGGAGGCCATGCAGCTCAAGTGA
- the LOC120659600 gene encoding probable 1-deoxy-D-xylulose-5-phosphate synthase 2, chloroplastic isoform X1: MALQASTPSVFRAVPATAHAPCRRQQFQVRASAAAQSAGGSSGGADGKMVVPKEPRPSSAPWKVEFSGEKPATPLLDKVNYPVHMKNLSTPELEQLAAELRAEIVHTVSKTGGHLSSSLGVVELAVALHHVFDTPEDKIIWDVGHQAYPHKILTGRRSQMHTIRQTSGLAGFPKRDESAHDAFGAGHSSTSISAGLGMAVARDLLDRKNHVISVIGDGAMTAGQAYEAMNNSGYLDTNMIVVLNDNKQVSLPTATLDGPSKPVGALSRALTKLQSSTKFRRLREAAKTVTKQIGGPTHEVAAKVDEYARGMISASGSSLFEELGLYYIGPVDGHNVEDLVAIFEKVKSMPAPGPVLIHIVTEKGKGYPPAEAAADRMHGVVRFDPSTGKQFKSKSPTLSYTQYFAEALIREAEADDKVVAIHAAMGGGTGLNYFQKRFPEKCFDVGIAEQHAVTFAAGLATEGLKPFCAIYSSFLQRGYDQVVHDVDLQKLPVRFALDRAGLVGADGPTHCGAFDVTYMACLPNMVVMAPADEAELMHMVATAAAIDDRPSCFRFPRGNGIGATLPPGNKGTALEVGKGRVLVGGTRVALLGYGTMVQACLKAAEALKEHDVYVTVADARFCKPLDTELVRELAAEHEVLITAEEGSIGGFGSHVAHYLSLAGLLDGNLKLRSMFLPDRYIDHGAPQDQIEEAGLTPRHIAATVLSLLGRPLEAMQLK, translated from the exons ATGGCGCTCCAGGCATCGACGCCTTCCGTGTTCCGCGCGGTCCCGGCCACCGCCCACGCTCCCTGCCGGCGGCAG CAGTTTCAGGtgcgcgcgagcgcggcggcccagagcgccggcggcagcagcggcggcgccgacgggaAGATGGTCGTCCCCAAGGAGCCGAGGCCGAGCTCGGCCCCGTGGAAGGTGGAGTTCTCCGGCGAGAAGCCGGCGACGCCGCTGCTCGACAAGGTCAACTACCCGGTCCACATGAAGAACCTCTCGACCCCGGAGCTGGAGCagctggcggcggagctccgcgcGGAGATCGTGCACACGGTGTCCAAGACCGGCGGCCACCTGAGCTCCAGCCtgggcgtggtggagctcgccgTGGCGCTGCACCACGTGTTCGACACCCCCGAGGACAAGATCATCTGGGACGTCGGCCACCAGGCGTACCCGCACAAGATCCTCACCGGGCGGCGCTCCCAGATGCACACCATCCGGCAGACCTCCGGGCTGGCGGGCTTCCCCAAGCGCGACGAGAGCGCGCACGACGCGTTCGGCGCCGGCCACAGCTCCACCAGCATCTCGGCGGGGCTGGGCATGGCCGTCGCGCGGGACCTCCTGGACCGCAAGAACCACGTCATCTCCGTCATCGGCGACGGCGCCATGACCGCCGGCCAGGCCTACGAGGCCATGAACAACTCGGGCTACCTCGACACCAACATGATCGTCGTCCTCAACGACAACAAGCAGGTGTCCCTCCCCACCGCCACGCTCGACGGGCCGTCCAAGCCCGTCGGCGCGCTCAGCCGCGCGCTCACCAAGCTCCAGTCCAGCACCAagttccgccgcctccgcgaggCCGCCAAGACCGTCACCAAGCAGATCGGCGGCCCGACGCACGAGGTCGCCGCCAAGGTCGACGAGTACGCGCGCGGCATGATCAGCGCCTCGGGCTCCTCGCTCTTCGAGGAGCTCGGCCTCTACTACATCGGCCCCGTCGACGGCCACAACGTCGAGGACCTCGTTGCCATCTTCGAGAAGGTCAAGTCGATGCCGGCGCCGGGGCCCGTGCTCATCCACATCGTCACGGAGAAGGGCAAGGGGTAcccgccggcggaggcggcggccgaccGGATGCACGGCGTCGTCCGCTTCGACCCGTCGACGGGGAAGCAGTTCAAGTCCAAGTCCCCGACGCTGTCCTACACGCAGTACTTCGCCGAGGCGCTGATCCGGGAGGCGGAGGCCGACGACAAGGTGGTGGCCATCCACGCCGCCAtgggcggcggcacggggcTCAACTACTTCCAGAAGCGCTTCCCGGAGAAGTGCTTCGACGTCGGCATCGCGGAGCAGCACGCCGTGACGTtcgcggcggggctcgccacCGAGGGGCTCAAGCCCTTCTGCGCCATCTACTCCTCCTTCCTCCAGCGCGGCTACGACCAGGTGGTGCACGACGTCGACCTGCAGAAGCTGCCGGTGCGCTTCGCGCTCGACCGTGCGGGGCTCGTCGGCGCCGACGGGCCCACCCACTGCGGCGCCTTCGACGTCACCTACATGGCGTGCCTCCCCAACATGGTGGTCATGGCGCCCGCCGACGAGGCCGAGCTGATGCACatggtcgccaccgccgccgccatcgacgaccGCCCCAGCTGCTTCCGCTTCCCGCGCGGCAACGGCATCGGCGCCACCCTCCCGCCGGGCAACAAGGGAACGGCCCTCGAGGTCGGCAAGGGCCGGGTGCTCGTCGGCGGCACCCGGGTGGCGCTCCTCGGGTACGGCACCATGGTGCAGGCCTGCCTCAAGGCCGCCGAGGCGCTCAAGGAGCACGACGTGTACGTGACCGTCGCCGACGCCCGCTTCTGCAAGCCGCTCGACACGGAGCTCGTCAgggagctcgccgccgagcaCGAGGTGCTCATCACCGCCGAGGAGGGCTCCATCGGCGGCTTCGGCTCCCACGTGGCGCACTACCTCAGCCTGGCCGGCCTGCTCGACGGGAACCTCAAA CTGAGATCCATGTTCCTGCCGGACCGGTACATCGACCATGGCGCGCCGCAGGACCAGATCGAGGAGGCCGGGCTGACGCCGCGGCACATCGCCGCCACCGTGCTGTCACTGCTGGGGAGGCCATTGGAGGCCATGCAGCTCAAGTGA
- the LOC120658697 gene encoding protein NRT1/ PTR FAMILY 2.11-like: MDRPSVPGDGVHPDAPAGDTVLAVHDDGAGHYDSLDSAAPAAPRDAAGREVRYRGWKTMPFVIGNETFEKLGSIGTAANLMVYLTSVFHMTSVRAAVALNAFSGTTNLATVFGAFASDLYLGRYATVCVGCVATLIGMIILTLTAGVPALHPPPCAAGADGHCAGATRGQFAVLVLSFLFIVVGAGGIRPCSLPFGADQFNPHTESGRRGINSFFNWYYFTLTIAVCGSSTAIIYVQSNVSWWIGFAIPAALMLVSCALFFAGAGLYVRVRPEGVPLAGVLRVTVAAFRKRRAPALANPAASLFRTRHASTLVSRLPYTDQFRFLDKAAVVESKGEVDGSGGAARDPWRLCSLQQVEEAKCVLRILPVWGTCIVYYVAFAQTNTYVILQAAQSDRRVGGARGFEVPPASFTVFPMVALTVWIPLYDRLLLPWLRRLTGREEGITLLQRMGVGMVLSVVAMLISGMAEQRRRELAELHAAASGGSMAESRVSPMSAFWLVPQLAALGLSEAFNQVSQMEFYYKQFPENMRSVAGSLLFSGLALSSYLSGLLVTIVHRTTAGSADGDDGWLAEDLNRGKLDCFYFVIGFVGAVNFFVFLACAKWYRYKGMEEEEEEHGEQDAHGNVIDQWQPRSVVGDQPAN; this comes from the exons ATGGATCGCCCCTCCGTCCCCGGCGACGGCGTTCACCCCGACGCGCCCGCCGGCGACACCGTCCTCGCGGTCCATGATGACGGCGCGGGCCACTACGACTCGCTGGactcggccgcgccggcggcgccgcgggacGCCGCCGGGCGGGAGGTCCGGTACCGGGGGTGGAAGACGATGCCGTTCGTGATCGGCAACGAGACGTTCGAGAAGCTGGGCAGCATCGGCACGGCGGCGAACCTGATGGTGTACCTCACCTCCGTCTTCCACATGACCagcgtccgcgccgccgtcgcgctcaACGCCTTCAGCGGCACCACCAACCTCGCCACCGTCTTcggcgccttcgcctccgaccTCTACCTCGGCCGCTACGCCACCGTGTGCGTCGGCTGCGTCGCCACGCTCATC GGCATGATCATCCTCACGCTGACGGCCGGTGTGCCGGCGCTGcacccgccgccgtgcgccgccggcgcggacgGGCATTGCGCGGGCGCGACGAGGGGGCAGTTCGCCGTGCTGGTGCTGTCGTTCCTGTTCATCGTGGTGGGCGCGGGCGGCATCCGGCCGTGCAGCCTGCCGTTCGGCGCCGACCAGTTCAACCCGCACACCGagtccggccgccgcggcatcAACAGCTTCTTCAACTGGTACTACTTCACCCTGACCATCGCCGTCTGCGGCTCGTCGACGGCGATCATCTACGTGCAGAGCAACGTGAGCTGGTGGATCGGCTTCGCCATCCCCGCCGCGCTCATGCTCGTCTCCTGCGCGCTCTTCTTCGCCGGCGCGGGGCTGTACGTGCGCGTCCGCCCCGAGGGGGTGCCCCTCGCCGGCGTCCTCCGCGTCACCGTCGCGGCGTTCCGCAAGCGGCGCGCCCCGGCGCTGGCGAACCCCGCCGCGTCCCTCTTCCGGACGCGCCACGCGAGCACACTCGTGTCGAGGCTCCCCTACACCGACCAGTTCCGGTTCCTCGACAAGGCCGCCGTGGTGGAGTCCAAGGGCGAGGTcgacggctccggcggcgccgccagggACCCATGGCGGCTGTGCAGCCTGCAGCAGGTGGAGGAGGCCAAGTGCGTCCTCCGCATCCTGCCCGTCTGGGGCACCTGCATCGTCTACTACGTCGCGTTCGCGCAGACCAACACCTACGTCATCCTGCAGGCGGCGCAGTCGGAccggcgcgtcggcggcgcccgGGGCTTCGAGGTGCCGCCGGCGTCGTTCACCGTCTTCCCCATGGTGGCTCTCACCGTGTGGATCCCCTTGTACGACCGCCTCCTGCTGCCGTGGCTGCGCAGGCTCACCGGCCGCGAGGAGGGCATCACGCTGCTCCAGCGCATGGGCGTGGGCATGGTGCTCTCCGTCGTGGCCATGCTCATCTCCGGCATggcggagcagcgccggcgcgAGCTCGCGgagctgcacgccgccgcgagcGGCGGGTCCATGGCGGAGAGCCGCGTGTCCCCCATGTCGGCGTTCTGGCTGGTGCCGCAGCTGGCGGCGCTGGGCCTGTCGGAGGCGTTCAACCAGGTGAGCCAGATGGAGTTCTACTACAAGCAGTTCCCGGAGAACATGCGCAGCGTCGCCGGCTCGCTCCTCTTCAGCGGCCTGGCGCtgtccagctacctcagcgggCTGCTGGTCACCATCGTGCACCGCACGACGGCCGGCTccgccgacggcgacgacggctgGCTCGCCGAGGACCTCAACAGGGGGAAGCTCGACTGCTTCTACTTCGTCATCGGCTTCGTCGGCGCGGTCAACTTCTTCGTGTTCCTTGCGTGCGCCAAATGGTACAGGTACAAGggcatggaggaggaggaggaggagcatggTGAACAAGATGCACATGGGAATGTGATTGATCAATGGCAGCCAAGATCAGTGGTTGGAGATCAACCTGCTAATTAG
- the LOC120659601 gene encoding uncharacterized protein LOC120659601 isoform X1 gives MLNTEDSEIPFNDHMPSQSSLEPTSTMDQDSQHDVCLVLAKHINMENAQPSSPSPPIKLESAILEQNTMVSLNEGSIIGHEPLVLHDDFGGRNADMCISAPRSVDGGEETASGFVKHEYCDNLHNLTLNKSIQGPYQMNGKLLSDKPKIGSETAIKSYELSDALPDTEFHNPIGTVSTLSQAEGSDSENSVPNYFDLEALILDQDLIPWDQESDFIQPEVSRFQYPESRKDLIKLEKGACSYMNRSIMSKGACSYMNRSIMSKGAFAVLYGQRLKFYITDPEVTLGRETGEVHVDIDLGKEGKANKISRRQAVIKMDDGGTFYIKNIGKPSIFVNSKEVPCNKRISLISDSLLEISNMKFIFHVNHDAVKQCIARIRSGSSQGKITAFAWDQNP, from the exons ATGTTGAACACAGAAGATTCTGAAATCCCTTTCAATGATCATATGCCTAGTCAGTCCTCTTTAGAACCCACCTCCACCATGGACCAGGATTCTCAGCATGATGTGTGCTTGGTTCTCGCCAAACATATAAACATGGAAAATGCCCAACCTTCATCACCATCACCACCAATAAAGCTGGAATCAGCCATCCTAGAGCAAAATACAATGGTGTCTCTTAATGAAGGTAGCATTATAGGACATGAGCCACTTGTCCTGCATGATGACTTTGGTGGTAGAAATGCAGACATGTGTATTTCAGCTCCGCGTTCCGTTGATGGAGGTGAAGAAACAGCTTCTGGTTTTGTTAAACATGAGTATTGTGATAATTTGCATAATTTGACTTTGAACAAGTCAATTCAAGGCCCCTATCAAATGAATGGCAAACTTCTTTCTGATAAACCCAAAATAGGCAGTGAAACTGCTATCAAAAGCTATGAATTGTCTGATGCATTGCCAGATACAGAATTTCATAATCCCATTGGAACTGTTTCAACTTTGAGTCAAGCAGAAGGATCTGACAGTGAGAATAGTGTTCCTAACTATTTTGATCTAGAAGCATTG ATACTTGATCAGGACCTGATTCCGTGGGATCAAGAATCCGATTTCATCCAACCAGAAG TTTCAAGGTTTCAGTATCCTGAAAGCAGGAAGGATTTGATAAAATTAGAGAAAGGGGCTTGCTCTTATATGAACAGATCTATCATGTCTAAGGGTGCTTGCTCTTATATGAACAGATCTATCATGTCTAAGGGTGCTTTCGCCGTTCTTTATGGCCAACGATTGAAATTCTACATAACAGATCCTGAG GTAACTCTTGGGAGAGAAACAGGAGAGGTACATGTTGATATCGATTTGGGAAAGGAAGGAAAGGCAAATAAAATATCTCGTCGACAG GCAGTTATCAAGATGGATGATGGTGGAACTTTCTACATAAAAAATATAGGGAAGCCTTCAATTTTTGTGAATAGCAAAGAAGTACCATGTAACAAACGTATCAGCTTAATTTCAGACTCGTTACTTGAG ATAAGCAACATGAAATTCATTTTTCACGTGAACCATGATGCTGTAAAGCAATGCATAGCTCGCATTAGAAGTGGAAGCTCCCAAGGCAAGATCACAGCATTTGCTTGGGATCAGAACCCATGA
- the LOC120659601 gene encoding uncharacterized protein LOC120659601 isoform X2: protein MLNTEDSEIPFNDHMPSQSSLEPTSTMDQDSQHDVCLVLAKHINMENAQPSSPSPPIKLESAILEQNTMVSLNEGSIIGHEPLVLHDDFGGRNADMCISAPRSVDGGEETASGFVKHEYCDNLHNLTLNKSIQGPYQMNGKLLSDKPKIGSETAIKSYELSDALPDTEFHNPIGTVSTLSQAEGSDSENSVPNYFDLEALILDQDLIPWDQESDFIQPEVSRFQYPESRKDLIKLEKGACSYMNRSIMSKGAFAVLYGQRLKFYITDPEVTLGRETGEVHVDIDLGKEGKANKISRRQAVIKMDDGGTFYIKNIGKPSIFVNSKEVPCNKRISLISDSLLEISNMKFIFHVNHDAVKQCIARIRSGSSQGKITAFAWDQNP from the exons ATGTTGAACACAGAAGATTCTGAAATCCCTTTCAATGATCATATGCCTAGTCAGTCCTCTTTAGAACCCACCTCCACCATGGACCAGGATTCTCAGCATGATGTGTGCTTGGTTCTCGCCAAACATATAAACATGGAAAATGCCCAACCTTCATCACCATCACCACCAATAAAGCTGGAATCAGCCATCCTAGAGCAAAATACAATGGTGTCTCTTAATGAAGGTAGCATTATAGGACATGAGCCACTTGTCCTGCATGATGACTTTGGTGGTAGAAATGCAGACATGTGTATTTCAGCTCCGCGTTCCGTTGATGGAGGTGAAGAAACAGCTTCTGGTTTTGTTAAACATGAGTATTGTGATAATTTGCATAATTTGACTTTGAACAAGTCAATTCAAGGCCCCTATCAAATGAATGGCAAACTTCTTTCTGATAAACCCAAAATAGGCAGTGAAACTGCTATCAAAAGCTATGAATTGTCTGATGCATTGCCAGATACAGAATTTCATAATCCCATTGGAACTGTTTCAACTTTGAGTCAAGCAGAAGGATCTGACAGTGAGAATAGTGTTCCTAACTATTTTGATCTAGAAGCATTG ATACTTGATCAGGACCTGATTCCGTGGGATCAAGAATCCGATTTCATCCAACCAGAAG TTTCAAGGTTTCAGTATCCTGAAAGCAGGAAGGATTTGATAAAATTAGAGAAAGGGGCTTGCTCTTATATGAACAG ATCTATCATGTCTAAGGGTGCTTTCGCCGTTCTTTATGGCCAACGATTGAAATTCTACATAACAGATCCTGAG GTAACTCTTGGGAGAGAAACAGGAGAGGTACATGTTGATATCGATTTGGGAAAGGAAGGAAAGGCAAATAAAATATCTCGTCGACAG GCAGTTATCAAGATGGATGATGGTGGAACTTTCTACATAAAAAATATAGGGAAGCCTTCAATTTTTGTGAATAGCAAAGAAGTACCATGTAACAAACGTATCAGCTTAATTTCAGACTCGTTACTTGAG ATAAGCAACATGAAATTCATTTTTCACGTGAACCATGATGCTGTAAAGCAATGCATAGCTCGCATTAGAAGTGGAAGCTCCCAAGGCAAGATCACAGCATTTGCTTGGGATCAGAACCCATGA
- the LOC120659603 gene encoding uncharacterized protein LOC120659603 — translation MAKYEMELSVSDPAKTVKLFNSKTKCFSLCKRKMDSVKNQYYAIRKRVCHEPCSSADFGCVIALCSCNSTDGSGCVCGGNHLVHKVDPPVTAVSDYGLMGGHYSVRKDVHSNGNGQYSFHTEHFDGSMVMDESPHGYADADQLYGYDGMKNCLTSGSSIITTDNRSDLSDQLDHGAKGLKAVLGIDQDQDGEKNSQFSGNSTGLSREPRSITAISEKWCSLEPSIPTWSIVLGVNSPDMLTDTRILEPKTLILSDDKRTETNISDALAFQATLDSVIPDSGLCSAMVSEGGFMHSH, via the coding sequence ATGGCCAAGTATGAGATGGAGCTTTCAGTCTCCGATCCTGCTAAAACAGTGAAGCTTTTCAACTCAAAGACAAAATGCTTCTCCCTCTGCAAGCGGAAAATGGATAGTGTAAAGAATCAGTATTATGCAATAAGAAAGAGAGTTTGCCATGAACCATGTTCATCTGCCGATTTTGGTTGTGTTATTGCACTCTGCTCATGTAATTCTACTGATGGCAGTGGTTGTGTATGTGGAGGCAATCATTTGGTTCACAAAGTTGATCCACCAGTAACCGCTGTAAGTGATTATGGGCTTATGGGTGGACACTATTCTGTCAGAAAAGATGTACATTCCAATGGTAATGGACAATACTCATTCCATACAGAGCATTTTGATGGCAGCATGGTAATGGATGAAAGCCCGCATGGCTATGCAGATGCAGACCAGTTATATGGATATGATGGCATGAAGAATTGTCTGACCAGTGGAAGTAGTATAATCACTACAGATAATAGGTCAGATCTTAGTGATCAGTTGGACCATGGAGCTAAAGGATTAAAGGCTGTACTGGGAATTGATCAAGATCAAGATGGAGAAAAGAATAGCCAATTTTCTGGGAACAGCACAGGACTATCACGTGAGCCAAGATCAATCACAGCAATTAGTGAAAAATGGTGTTCCCTGGAGCCCAGCATTCCTACTTGGAGTATTGTTCTGGGTGTTAATTCACCTGATATGCTGACAGATACGCGTATATTGGAACCAAAAACTCTTATACTTTCTGATGATAAGAGAACGGAAACAAATATAAGTGACGCACTTGCATTTCAGGCAACTTTAGATAGTGTAATACCTGATTCTGGTTTATGCAGTGCAATGGTGTCAGAAGGTGGATTCATGCATTCCCATTGA